The sequence below is a genomic window from Uranotaenia lowii strain MFRU-FL chromosome 2, ASM2978415v1, whole genome shotgun sequence.
CACACTGCTCCGATTCGACCACACCAGGCTCGCTCGACACCTCAAGGATTTCCAGTTCATGTGTTCCTCCGCGCCTTGGAAAAACATTATCTGGGCTTGATTCTGGTCCATCACTGGGCTTGACGTCATCTTCAGTAGCAGGTTCAACATAACGGTAAGATTTTTGAACCACACTGGACCATTTCAGATTTCCGTCGAAAATCACATCTCTTGAGATGAACAGCTTGCGTTTCCTTGGATCCCAAATTCGATAGCCATTGGGAGCGAATCCAACCATTACGTTTTTCTCCGTCTTGCTGTCCAACTTGTGTCGTTTTCCTTTCGGCACCCAAGTGTACGCCACCGAACCAAAAACACGCATTTTGTCGACCTCAGGTTTCCGATCATACCAAATTTCATATGGTGTTTTCTTGCAGTTCACAGAAGACGTAGGACTTCGGTTCAGGATGTAGGCAGCCGAACTCACCGCCTCACCCCACATTTCCTTCGGCAAGCCAGCTTCCTGCAACATCGATCTCGCTCTCTCCAACAACGTGCGGTTCATCCGTTCAGCTGCTCCATTCTGTTGCGGGCTGTACGGTGCGGTTGGCTCCAGTTGAATCCCTTCGGTGCGGCAAAAATTCTTGAAGGAAGCGGACATATACTCCCCACCGTTGTCGCATCGAAGACGGGAAATTTTCGTCCCGAAATAAGCTGTTGCTGCTGCCTTGTACTCCTTGAACTTTTCCATCACTTCATCCTTCGTTGCTATTGGATACACCACCGTAAAATGGCTAAAATCTTCGATGAACGTGATCGTTGTAAGTTCGTACGTTTGTACAGGCTCCGTTGTGTTGAACCGCTATAGGATGCTTTGTAGAGCCATATCGTCTTCGAACACCTTGATTTGACGGAACATCTTTTCCACATCAGCAACAATCATTATTTGTTTCGTTCTGCACCGTAGGACAATTGCTCTTAGATCATCTTGTATGACGGGTCCTGCTAGCAATACATCATTCAGCGATAGTTTGCTTGAAGTTTTGCTTGACGCGTCGAAAACCACTCGAAGTTTTGTTGTTGTGCTAGCTTCTTTAATTATAGGATGATGAGGGAGATAGCAACGTTTTGAACTGTCCTCTCGGGTTTCCTCTACCAATCGCATGTGGCCAAGTTGTAAATATTCCTGAATGAATCGGTTGTACTCTTCACGCAGGCTAGAATCACGATCCAATCTGCGCTCTAGGTATTGCAAACGTCGGAATGCGATGTCCCTTGACTCGCCTAATCTGGAATTGACATTCCCATCCTTTGGAAGAGAAACTGTATATCGACCATCAGTTTCTCTGCGAACcgtcttgacgaaaaactcctCACAGCGCATTTCTTCGGGTGAATATTTGTGAACCGAGCCTATTTCCTCGCAGGACCAAAAACGACTTAGATATTCGTCCAAAGGTATCGAACTAGCTGTATTACAGATGGTCTTTGAAGTTTGCCTCCAGTTTTGTACTACACCAGTAATAACCCAGCCAAAAACGGATTCTGTAATAGCTGGTAATCCATCTCCTAGCGATTTCCGTTGACCAGATTGGAAGAATTCAAAGAAATGTTGGATGCCTAAGATCAGATCGATTGCATTGGATTGGAAGAAGTTGGCGTCTGCTAATTCGATCTCCGCTGGTAAACGTAGTTCGGAAAAAATAATGTCTGCTGTTGGTAGATCCGCTGTCACCTTCGGTAAAACCAGGAAGTCCATTTGTTGTTTGTAGCTTTCGTTTCGAGACTTGATAATCGCAGTGACTTGATGCTTGACTTCGGAAGTTGATTGGCCGATTCCCATTACTGAAACGTTCGAGCGCTGTCGGCAGACACCTAACCTTTGACACAAATGCTCCGCCATAAAATTGCACTCCGACCCGGAGTCCAGCAATGCTCGGGCAGGATAGCTGAATCCATTGTTGTCCTCTACCAAAACTACGGCTGTTGCTAGAAGCACTGTTGAAGCTGATCGCCGTGCAATATTAGATGCGACTGTTTCCGTCGATGGTGGTTCTGAATTTCTAGAATTTCTCCTCATAGTGCCGGAATTGGAGGCAGTTGCCCCTTCTGAGCGAAAGCAGATTAACGTGTGGTGTTTACCCTTACAGTTGTGGCATACGAATTTCGACATACACTCCGAAGCCATGTGTCCATTTCGGAAGCAATTTCTGCAAAGCGAGTTTGTTCGAACCAATCTATCCCTTTCCGTTATCGGCATCTTCCTGAAAGTCTGGCACATGAAGAGCGGATGGGTATCTGAGCACGCGACGCAGCGACCCTTGGATATGCGCGTGACGTTGTGGCTAGTTCGTATTCCATATTGCCTTTTAACGTATTCTGGTCGACTTTCGGATATTTTGTTGGGTAGGGAACATAGAACCGAAATCCTCTTCTGGATGAACTGCATCAAATCCGAAATCTTATCCTGCTCATTGCCTGCTGTGAATTCTTCCCACGCGCGTCGGGTAGTTGGATCAAGTCTGCTGCATAGAATCTCGAGTAGTAGTAGATCCTTGTATTCTTCGACCTTCACTAATTGATCTAGTGTTTGTACAATTCGCTCGAAACCCTCTAGTAGACACTGCAATTCCGTTACAGATTCTCTTGAAACGCTTGGCAACTTTAGAAGCGTATTCACCTGCCGTCGTTTTaaaagtttgctgttgttgtaaCGTTTCATTAGACATTCCCACGCAATTGGATAGTTGGCACTGGTTATTGCGAGTGGATCAACAAGTTTCTTTGCCTCTCCTGCTAAGCATCATTTTAGATAATGAAACTTTTCGATGTCTGGTAAATCTGCTTTGGTATGGattaaagataaatttaaatccCTGAAGCTAAGCCACTCGTCCACATTTCCATCGaaaagttgtaatttgatttgtGGTAGCTTGACGTGTTCCGTAGTCGGATGCATCGAAGAATCATGAAGTCTCGTAGATTGGTGTGCAATTGTTGTTTCCTGTTCTAACTCCTTAATTTTTTCCAGCATTGTTGCCTTCGCATCGTAATAGGATTCTCCACAGTCTAAGCGAACCTGGGAGGGGCTATTCTCCGGTGTCAACGTGTATTCTCCATGAGTTTCAATGTCCACCAAGACAGCATTCACTTTGTCCCACAGTTCGTCTAGCTTAGCTAAACGCACCTGGATACGTTCGATTGAAGTAACCTCAGCAAGTGTATCCACAAACGCAACAATTGTTTT
It includes:
- the LOC129743093 gene encoding uncharacterized protein LOC129743093, translated to MPAASSAAKEPSLKSLQTKLRAHLDLFKTIVAFVDTLAEVTSIERIQVRLAKLDELWDKVNAVLVDIETHGEYTLTPENSPSQVRLDCGESYYDAKATMLEKIKELEQETTIAHQSTRLHDSSMHPTTEHVKLPQIKLQLFDGNVDEWLSFRDLNLSLIHTKADLPDIENANYPIAWECLMKRYNNSKLLKRRQVNTLLKLPSVSRESVTELQCLLEGFERIVQTLDQLVKVEEYKDLLLLEILCSRLDPTTRRAWEEFTAGNEQDKISDLMQFIQKRISVLCSLPNKISESRPEYVKRQYGIRTSHNVTRISKGRCVACSDTHPLFMCQTFRKMPITERDRLVRTNSLCRNCFRNGHMASECMSKFVCHNCKGKHHTLICFRSEGATASNSGTMRRNSRNSEPPSTETVASNIARRSASTVLLATAVVLVEDNNGFSYPARALLDSGSECNFMAEHLCQRLGVCRQRSNVSVMGIGQSTSEVKHQVTAIIKSRNESYKQQMDFLVLPKVTADLPTADIIFSELRLPAEIELADANFFQSNAIDLILGIQHFFEFFQSGQRKSLGDGLPAITESVFGWVITGVVQNWRQTSKTICNTASSIPLDEYLSRFWSCEEIGSVHKYSPEEMRCEEFFVKTVRRETDGRYTVSLPKDGNVNSRLGESRDIAFRRLQYLERRLDRDSSLREEYNRFIQEYLQLGHMRLVEETREDSSKRCYLPHHPIIKEASTTTKLRVVFDASSKTSSKLSLNDVLLAGPVIQDDLRAIVLRCRTKQIMIVADVEKMFRQIKVFEDDMALQSIL